The Gossypium raimondii isolate GPD5lz chromosome 2, ASM2569854v1, whole genome shotgun sequence genome segment GTCGGTAATGGTCGGGATAGCTCAGTTGGTAGAGCAGAGGACTGAAAATCCTCGTGTCACCAGTTCAAATCTGGTTCCTGGCATATGATTAATTTGTATGAGTATCTACTCTACAAATTAATTGATATGGATCGACATAATACATACTTATCTAGCTAGGTATCTGAGAGTAAACcctctctttatttatttcattttgtatttttttctctttttaaaatgAGCAAAGAGTCTATTCTAATGTGTCTATTATAATGTAGTAAAAGACAAAATTTGCTTatctttcctcttcttttttatttgttcacaCTGCGGCTTCTCACATTCAAAAAGAATGGTAATActtcatacatatttaattaaaagattaaaatagttgGTTGAAAGGCCCAACAAAAAGACGGGTCTAGAGGAGTTCAAGGATAGAAATAACCAAGACTCATCTCAGCTACAGTACAAATAGAAGCCGATCccctttcatttatttctttgtatTCTCTTTCATATTCCATTTCTTCATTCCCTTCTATGCGACTCTCTAGAGTTCATCTAAGTGATGTGCGCGATACAAAGTTCACGGTACAGAACCCTTGTTGTTCATCCTATTGTCTCGGCTCGtccgaaataaaataaataaaaaagtctCTTCAAAAATCGAGAATCTCAATGATGTAttgtcttttatttctttttatttattagccTATCCATAAGAATACGAATGAAACCTCAATTCCTCTGTTTGAGCTAGAAGAAAATGTACAAATTCCTTGAATATTCGAAGTTGTAATTAGTTTCTTATCATTCAATGAGCGTcttgtatttcataaaattggGGCAATGTAATCCTTACGTAAAGGCCACCCTATCCAACTTTCGGGCATTAAGATACGTTTCAGCCGTGGATGATTTTCATAAGAGATTCCCAACATGTCATAAGATTCTCGTTCTTGAAAATCCGAACTTTTCCAAACCCAGAAAACAGACGGAATTCTAGGGTTACTCCTTGGAGCAAATACTTTTATACATACCTCTTCCGGTTGATCTACACCATACTCTATTCTCGTAAGATGATACACACTGGCTAACAGTCCGCCTGGTGCTACATCATAGGCACATTGGGAACGTAGATAATTGTaaccatatacatataaaataacagCAATGGAATGCCAATCCTCAGGCTTTATTTGTAAAGTCTCTATTCCTTGGTAATCGAAGCCCAAAGATCTATGAACTAGCCCGTGTTTGACTAGCCAAACAGACAAACGACCCTGCATCTTTTTATCTCTCCCgcacttttcttttttatttgtcatttttctaAGATAAATATTTCGCATTTATGATGAAATCGAATTTATGAAGATTAATTCGTTGTCtgtttctgtaaaaaaaaatcctacctAATTCACTAATTCGTGGGAAGATAGTGAACCCTTGTAGTTGAAAAATGTTTCAGGAGGAATCTCTGAAGTAGATGGTGGTTGATAGAGCAATCCTTGATTATAATTTCCAGTACGAGTACTACGTACAAGACAAAACTTGTGATTGGTAGTAAAACACCGATCCCCCTGTTGAGATCTAATTCGATCTTCATAGATTTCGCGAGATATTTTCTTACGAAGTTTTGTTATAGCATCTATAACTGCCTCGGGTTTAGGGGGACAGCCCGGCAAATAGACATCCACGGGAATTAGCTTATCGACCCCCCGAACAGTACTATAAGAATCAGTACTGAACATCCCTCCTGTAATTGTACACGCGCCCATAGCAATAACATATTTAGGTTCGGGCATTTGTTCATATAATCTCACTAAAGAGGGCGCCATTTTCATTGTTACTGTTCCAGCTGTTAAAATTAGGTCTGCCTGTCTAGGACTCGATCTTGGTACCAGCCCATAACGATCAAAGTCGAAGCGTGAGCCTATTAATGAAGCAAATTCAATAAAGCAACAACTGGTACCATAAAGAAGCGGCCATAAACTGGAGAGTCTTGACCAATTTGAAAGATCATTTAATGTAGTTGAAATAACTGAATTTTGGGTTGTTCGATCAAGTAAGGGAAATTCGATGGAATTCATACTCAatggtattattattttgacttttttctttctttttattatctGAATATTCAGGAACTAAGACCATTCCAATGCTCCTTTTCGCCATGCATAAACTGAACCAACAATTAGGATAAGCACGAAAATGAAAGCTTCTATGAATACGGGTACCCCCAATACATCGAAACTCATTGCCCATGGATAAAGAAAAACCGTTTCAacatcaaaaacaacaaaaactagAGCAAACATATAATAACGGATTCGAAATTGTAACCAAGCATCGCCCATTGGTTCTATACCCGATTCATAACTAGAAAGTTTTTCTGGACCCTTTCTAATCGGGGCTAAAACTCCAGAAATTAGAAATGCCAAAATAGGAATAGCACTTGATATTATTAGAAATGCCCAGAAAATATCATATTCGTAAAGCAGAAACATAGACGAACTCCTATGAATGTGAAAATAGATCGGATTAGTCGCTTCGACCTGGAATTCATTGTCAAGTCATCCGCAACTGTTTGTTTAGTCAAAACAACAATTCAGTTTGATCGAATCGTCTAGTTTCGTTTGTTTGCTGTGTTTCCATGTTGCGTTTTAAGATTTATTGATTGGaattaatcctattttatttacattccaCTTATTTCGATTTCATTTCGATATAGTACTAATTTGTATAGtactagtataaatatatatttatactatatataGTATAATACTATACAAATCCAAAACAAGTAATACTTTTCGTTTTCACTTCATTTCggatttttctaaataaaaggAATTCTAATATCTAACtaatatctaatatttattagaattttagaaATCAAAAACTTTTATTCGAAATTCTATTTATtctaaatagaaattgaaattatagatttcgaataaatagaaatttttattttatatctatttatatagAATCAATCTAAAATCAATCTACCCGCGaggattaattaagaaaatggggttttgtttattttattcttatccaaGAATAAAAAAGAGCGATTGGATCCGTTGAAATGCGCTTTTGTTTTCAGGGTTATACTCTGAGTGATCTCCTGTGAGCGAGCTTATGGGAATGATTTGAACCAAGCAACTGGAAGCGACCATTTCCAATCAACAAAGAATACAATAATTAGGAAAAAACTatacaactttttatttttagttgtatttggatattctttattgttttagttTGCTTTAgttttaagaatattattttcatttcatttttcttaatttaaaaaatttaatgaatatttaaaattaataaaatataaaattcgaaAATATAGGGCTATACGGACTCGAACCGTAGACCTTCTCGGTAAAACAGATCGAACTGATTATTATCAAAATGATTCGGCCTATTTCAAAGACCCaacatgcattttttttttgcattgggCTCTTTCATTAACTGATAGAAATATCAGTTAGTCTAccgtatatatttttttctaacagAAAAAAAGAAGACGGTTCCGTGTGCTCTGATTCATTGTGCTCTGATTCATTACTGATACAGGAGCACTTCCAAAGTGTTTCAAAGAGGGGAAGGGTTATCTTGACGTAGGTCTGCTTCTGGCCTAGATCAATCTAAGTTAAATGGAGTCTCTACCATCCtgattaaaaaatcaaacatgaaACTTCATACACCTTAAGATTCATAGGACGAAAAGAGCATTTTTGAGGTCCTTATACTCATTATGCCTAGCATTGAATAGACCGGGTATTCACCCTATCAATATCTCAAATCAATGATGGGTTCGATTCGGATCTTGCCTAAACGGCACCCGAATCGGACCGAACCATTTGTCAGGCTATTGTTCTCTTGTTTTGTTCCTTCAAAGTAATGGAGTAAGACATCGATTTCTCAAAAAGATCAATTCTTTTGATTGCATGATAGACTTCCCTGAAAAACATTGGCGCACGTGTAAACGAGGTGCTCTACCAACTGAGCTATAGCCCTTGTGTTTGTgatacatattttatcatattatgtaGATAATTTCTTGTCAAGATGAATATTACATGATCCAACATCATAATCATACCCTTTTGGTCTGTTTGATTGGTATTGCTTAGAAGTAATATTGGATTTATAATCCATCGATGTAATAggtcccttttctttctctttatgATTCCTTATGATAATAAATGACCTACTTAACTCAGCGGTTAGAGTATTGCTTTCATACGGCGGGAGTCATTGGTTCAAATCCAATAGTAGGTAGAACTTATTAGATACCATCGATCCCGGTGTCTAATAAGTTTTTCTACCCAccttcttttattgattttctatctttttcatCCTATTCTATTTccgttttcaattttcaaatttttcgttagatcaaaatctgatttcactTTTCATTGTATTTGATTGTATTTGATTCTATTTAATCGGCAGAATCAAAATGGGATGTAGAAACGAAAGTTCTGTTTCTACGGAAATTTTTTCGATTAACCAACTCGTTACGAAATCGCGTTGATAGCCTCGACTCGTGTCCTAGCCCGTCTGAGAGCTAGATTTGCCTCAATTGTTTGCCTCTTGCCTTCAGCTTTCCTCAAGTTAGCTTCCGCTATTTCAAGAGCTTGCTGAGCTTCTTGTGGATCAATGTCACTACCCTTCTCCGCATCATTTACTAAAATAGTGATTTCATTGTTGCCTATTCTAGCAAAACCACCCATCAGAGCCATCGTTAACCATTGGTCGTTAAGGCGTATTCTCAAAATACCTATATCTACAGCTGTGGCAATAGGCGCGTGATTTGGTAATACGCCAATTTGTCCGCTATTAGTagataaaatgatttctttCACTTCTGAATCCCAAACAATTCGATTAGGGGTAAGTACGCAAAGATTTAAGGTCATTTCTTCAATTTGCTCTCCATTTCTAAGTTCGTAGCCTTCGCAGTAGCTTCGTCGATGTTACCTACCAAATAAAAGGCCTGTTCAGGAAGACCGTCTAATTCTCCGGAAAGGATCAATTTAAATCCTCTAATTGTTTCTGCTAGACCAACATATTTCCCGGGGAACCGGTAAATACTTCCGCTACGAAAAAGGGTTGTGATAAGAAACGCTCAATTTTTCGCGCTCTTGCTACGGTTAAGCGATCCTCTTCGGACAATTCGTCCAACCCAAGGATAGCTATAATGTCCTGAAGTTCTTTGTAACGCTGTAAGGTTTGCTTAACCCTTTGCGCAGTTTCATAATGTTCCTCACCAACGATTCGAGGTTGGAGCATAGTGGACGTTGAGTCTAAAGGATCTACCGCTGGATAAATACCTTTGGCAGCTAATCCTCTTGATAGTACGGTAGTAGCATCTAAATGCGCAAATGTTGTGGCAGGGGCAGGGTCGGTCAAATCATCCGCAGGTACATAAACTGCTTGAATAGAAGTTATGGATCCCTCCTTGGTAGAAGTAATTCTTTCTTGTAAAGTACCCATTTCGGTACTAAGGGTGGGTTGATAACCCACAGCGGAAGGCATTCTACCCAATAAGGCAGATACTTCGGATCCCGCTTGGACAAAACGGAAGATATTGTCTATAAATAGAAGTACGTCTTGTTCATTAACATCTCGGAAATATTCCGCCATAGTTAGGGCAGTCAATCCAACTCTCATACGAGCTCCTGGCGGTTCATTCATCTGACCGTAGACTAAAGCCACTTTTGATTCCGCAAGATTTTGTTCATTAATTACTCCAGATTCTTTCATTTCCATGTAAAGATCATTTCCTTCACGAGTCCGTTCACCTACTCCGCCAAATACGGATACGCCCCATGAGCTTTGGCAATGTTGTTGATCAATTCCATAATGAGTACTGTTTTACCTACCCCAGCCCCCAAATAGTCCGATTTTTCCTCCACGACGATAAGGAGCTAAAAGATCGACTACTTTAATTCCTGTTTCAAAATAGATAATTTTGTATCTAATTGTATGAAAGCGGGCGCGGATTTATGAATAGGGATGTTGTGCGAGTATCTACAGGACCTAAATTATCAACGGGCTCCCCAAGCACGTTAAAATTCGTCCTAGGGTCGCTCCGCCGACTGGAACACTTAGAGCAGCTCCCGTGTCAATCACTTCCATTCCTCTCGTTAGACCATCTGTAGCGCTCATAGCTACAGCTCTAACTCGATTATTTCCTAATAATTGCTGTACCTCACAAGTTACATTAATTTGTTGACCGGCGGTATCTCGACCCTTAACTACTAGGGCGTTGTAAATATTAGGCATCTTGCCCGGGGGAAAGGCTACATCCAGTACTGGACCGATGATTTGAGAAATACGCCccagattttctttttcaagcgTGGAAACTCCAGGAACAGAAGTAGTaggatttattttcataataaagtgaaatatgtcaattttttttccaaaattatctaatacaaaaaaaatcttCGACAGGAGGTTGATCGGTTAATTCAATAAGAAATGGGGGTTAGCGCTCGATTTCGTTGGTCCCATCCAATTCAAGTGCATGCAATTGGATTGTTTCCTTATTCAATGAAGGAATTTTTAAGTTCAACCAacctattttgaaaataggaagtggataaataaaaattttgggagagTCTTTCATTTGTCCATCATTATAGGCAACACCATCCATATTATCTATGGAATTCGAACCCGAACTCTATTTATGATTCCTTATTTCTATCTCATTAGCcttgtttcaatttcatttcgtattttattttagcatatcgattttttttttactttacgTCCAACCTCTCCCCCCTTTTTCCATCTATATTcccctttttttcatttcaggGCCGAATTACGCCTGTTTTCACATCTAGGATTTACATATACAACATATATTACTGTCAAGGgtgaatttattatttcttattattgagcttataatatataatttatattagatgttagaatattaattctattatatatttatctattctattatatatatattctaatatatattagtattagaatttatttatctattctaatatatattagtattagaatttatttatctattttattaatttatttatctattttatttataatatattagaatattatattaatattatttttatattatttatctatttctattttatttatttcatttgcatttagaaTTTGGATTCAAAAAAAAGTAAGGAATTAGAAACTTGAAAAACACGGATCGGGTTGCGCCATACATATGAAAGAATATAGAATAATGATGTATTTGGCGAATCAAATACCATGGTCTAATAAGGAACCTTTCGGATTCGttgataattttttgaaagatttctTCGAAAAGGTTTCATTAACTCCTCATTTATATCGAGTAGACCTTGTTGTTGCGAGAATTCTTAATTCATGAGTTGTAGGGAGGGACTTATGTCACCACAAACAGAGACTAAAGCAAGTGTTGGATTCAAAGCTGGTGTTAAAGAGTATAAATTGACTTATTATACTCCTCAATATGAAGTCAAAGATACTGATATCTTGGCAGCCTTCCGAGTAACTCCTCAACCCGGAGTTCCGCCTGAGGAAGCAGGGGCCGCGGTAGCTGCTGAATCTTCTACTGGTACATGGACAACCGTGTGGACCGATGGGCTTACCAGCCTTGATCGTTACAAAGGGCGATGCTACCACATTGAGCCCGTTCCTGGAGAAGAAgatcaatatatatgttatgtagCTTACCCTTTAGACCTTTTGAAGAAGGTTCTGTTACTAACATGTTTACTTCCATTGTGGGTAATGTATTTGGGTTCAAAGCCCTGCGCGCTCTACGTCTAGAGGATCTGCGAATCCCTACTGCTTATGTTAAAACTTTCCAAGGCCCGCCTCATGGCATCCAGGTTGAAAGAGATAAATTGAACAAGTATGGTCGCCCCCTATTAGGATGTACTATTAAACCTAAATTGGGGTTATCCGCTAAGAACTACGGTAGAGCAGTTTATGAATGTCTACGTGGCGGGCTTGATTTTACCAAAGATGATGAGAATGTGAACTCCCAACCATTTATGCGCTGGAGAGACCGTTTCTTATTTTGTGCCGAAGCAATTTATAAATCACAGGCTGAAACAGGTGAAATCAAAGGGCATTACTTGAATGCTACTGCAGGTACATGTGAAGAAATGATCAAAAGGGCCGTGTGTGCTAGAGAATTGGGAGTTCCTATCGTAATGCACGACTACTTAACAATGCACGACTACTTAACAGGTGGGTTCACTGCTTCTCTTCCGTGGGTTCGGAAACTGCTCGATGTTTTTCTTTGTTGTCAAGAGGAGTTTAGGCTTATCCTTTTTAACAACAAAGCTCAAGTGATCAAACCTCCCATGGACCGTCTGATTGCTGAATACTACGAGCGTACAGTTAAGGCGCTTGATGTGTGTAATGCAATTCGCGACGGAATTGAGCAGATCAAGCAATGGCAGAAGCTTCTTGAAATAGTGCTTTGCGCTTTGGGTGATAATAATGGTATTGCTAATAATAATTGTTGTCAGAGAGCCCTAGGAGAAGGGCAATTTCGTCGGGCTAAAAAAGCCTTGATAGATTTAGCAATTGGGATGCTTGATGAGAAAGATTCCGGTCAAGCTTTGTCTCATAGGAATCGTTCATTTGGAAGAAACAATAATAGCACCAGTCACTCCAAGGATCATCACCACCGTCCTTTGGGGCATTTCAGGTCCTTGTCTTGGAGCGTTTCAAGGTCTTGGTCTGCTGCGAGGCAGCTCCTGGCGATTGGGAACAACTTGGCCGTGCCTCGAGGGAGTGATGTTGTAGCTACTAATGGACTTGTAATGCCTGTTTACACAATGGGTTGTGTTTTGTTGTTTGTAATGTGGGCGTTGGTGGCTGCTATACCATGTCAAGATCGTGGTTTGCAAGTTCATATTTATGTTCCCAGGCACTTTTCATGGGCTGGTCCATTACTTTCTTTGCATGAGAGGATTCTGGAGGAGTCGAAGAAGAGGGATAGGAAAAATGCTTGTGGACTGTTGAGGGAAATTTATCAGATGGAGAAGTGTACGCGGTTGTTGGGTGAATTGACTGATACCGTGCAGTTTCCGTTGGGTGAGGAGAAGGAAATGGAGGTTAGACAGAGAGTGAAGGAACTGGGGCAGGTTTTTGATGCAATGAAGGAAGGTCTAGAACCGC includes the following:
- the LOC128035967 gene encoding NAD(P)H-quinone oxidoreductase subunit K, chloroplastic yields the protein MNSIEFPLLDRTTQNSVISTTLNDLSNWSRLSSLWPLLYGTSCCFIEFASLIGSRFDFDRYGLVPRSSPRQADLILTAGTVTMKMAPSLVRLYEQMPEPKYVIAMGACTITGGMFSTDSYSTVRGVDKLIPVDVYLPGCPPKPEAVIDAITKLRKKISREIYEDRIRSQQGDRCFTTNHKFCLVRSTRTGNYNQGLLYQPPSTSEIPPETFFNYKGSLSSHELVN
- the LOC105783461 gene encoding protein ROH1; translation: MSCREGLMSPQTETKASVGFKAGVKEYKLTYYTPQYEVKDTDILAAFRVTPQPGVPPEEAGAAVAAESSTGSVTNMFTSIVGNVFGFKALRALRLEDLRIPTAYVKTFQGPPHGIQVERDKLNKYGRPLLGCTIKPKLGLSAKNYGRAVYECLRGGLDFTKDDENVNSQPFMRWRDRFLFCAEAIYKSQAETGEIKGHYLNATAGTCEEMIKRAVCARELGVPIVMHDYLTMHDYLTGGFTASLPWVRKLLDVFLCCQEEFRLILFNNKAQVIKPPMDRLIAEYYERTVKALDVCNAIRDGIEQIKQWQKLLEIVLCALGDNNGIANNNCCQRALGEGQFRRAKKALIDLAIGMLDEKDSGQALSHRNRSFGRNNNSTSHSKDHHHRPLGHFRSLSWSVSRSWSAARQLLAIGNNLAVPRGSDVVATNGLVMPVYTMGCVLLFVMWALVAAIPCQDRGLQVHIYVPRHFSWAGPLLSLHERILEESKKRDRKNACGLLREIYQMEKCTRLLGELTDTVQFPLGEEKEMEVRQRVKELGQVFDAMKEGLEPLEKQVMEVFHRIVRSRTEGLDSLGRGNNTE